The genomic DNA TAGCCCAATTACAGCACCAGCCCAATTGTTTTTCTGGGACCACCATAACAAATATTTGTCTGGTAGCCCAAGTTGGCCGGCGGCAAAACCCCGAAGAAGGGTTTTAGTCGGCGGGACATTTTCCGGGGAGATGAGTGGGGCGGGAGTACCGGACTTCTTCTACCGGGAGGCCCTTCGGCTTGGCTATGTCGCTCGTTCTGCCTTCAAGGTCCCTTCCTCTTGGCGCCAAATTCCGTCAACTTCTTAGCTTCTCATGAATTTTCTGTCCATTCTTCGAATTCTAATCGACCCATTTGCTGCAGCAGTTGCTTCAGATGCAGAACAAGCACAAGCTGATAACGCGGGGCTCGGCCGTTCTTGACCTGGGCTGCGCTCCTGGTGCTTGGCTGCAGGTATGGTCCCTTGCCCCcaatgtttctttttttttgccaaatgGGGTTTAAGAATTTACCAGAATTTTTTCGAGCTGGTGACCTGTTGTTGGCTTTGCAGGTGGCTTGTCAGAGCTTGGGGCCCCTTAAAGATGGCGGGTCTGTCGTTGGGATTGACCTCAAGGTCTGTTCTTTTGTCCCTCGCTCTGCCTTCTGATGGCGTTCTTTTTTGCCGTTTGATTTGATGGCTCATGTGAAGACTTGAATAATGCAGTTTTTCGAGTTTGAATTTTCTTGTAATTGATAATCTTTGAGATGTGTATGGGGATGTGCAGAGCAGAAGGTGAAGGTTCCCTCGACTCACTGTGACTCGCGGGTTCGAACGGTTTGTGCCGATGTATTGAACCTCCCAAAGCAACAGATCAAAACGCTTTCTCCTCAGGTTGTGCAATATGTGTGGATGTGACTTTCATGGTTCTCTGTCTCTGTACAAATTCGTGGCTTCATGAGAAGAATATTTAGATGGGTACTGAAAACCGTGTTCTGATTCTCCCTAACATAACAAAGGTCCATGATCGCTCCAGAATTGGAACTGGGAATTAGAAAGAATCACAATTGGGGATGGGGGAGGCAGTTTATGTGTAAAATTCATGTGAACTTTCATTGACATGCCCTTTCTTGTAGACTAAGATAGCGAATCTCAAAGTGTGCTACTTACTTGAATTCTTGATTGTTCTGTGGATATTGTTATCTAACATAATCTTTCCATActgaaaaaatcataatattaCAAACCTGCTTTTTAGCATCTATCCTTTATCTGAATTGACGATGAAACATAGAAATGCAGACTGAATATTCATGCACATGTTTGGGTCTCGTGTAACTTTGAAttatgaatagttgaaaaccATAGCACATAATCGCAAATTTTAATTGTGTCTCCTTATTTTGCAGCAAAAAGGGTTTAAAGTCGTATTATCTGACATGTGCCCCTTGGTTTCCGGTGTCCCTACTAGAGATGCTGCTCTATCCACTGAGTTAGGGATGCGGGCACTTGGGGTA from Punica granatum isolate Tunisia-2019 chromosome 2, ASM765513v2, whole genome shotgun sequence includes the following:
- the LOC116195769 gene encoding uncharacterized protein LOC116195769 isoform X2, which produces MSGAGVPDFFYREALRLGYVARSAFKLLQMQNKHKLITRGSAVLDLGCAPGAWLQVACQSLGPLKDGGSVVGIDLKQKGFKVVLSDMCPLVSGVPTRDAALSTELGMRALGVAVGRAAWGDAVDGSSEDSNDDDGVLQIGGSLIIKLLESEDVREFNQICKPLFRKTSWLRPKATRPSSREIYLICQDLQRRT
- the LOC116195769 gene encoding uncharacterized protein LOC116195769 isoform X1; translated protein: MSGAGVPDFFYREALRLGYVARSAFKLLQMQNKHKLITRGSAVLDLGCAPGAWLQVACQSLGPLKDGGSVVGIDLKKVKVPSTHCDSRVRTVCADVLNLPKQQIKTLSPQQKGFKVVLSDMCPLVSGVPTRDAALSTELGMRALGVAVGRAAWGDAVDGSSEDSNDDDGVLQIGGSLIIKLLESEDVREFNQICKPLFRKTSWLRPKATRPSSREIYLICQDLQRRT